A stretch of Bacteroidota bacterium DNA encodes these proteins:
- a CDS encoding class I SAM-dependent rRNA methyltransferase produces MIKVVLRHGKDEAVRRFHPWIFSGAIKEISEQPADGDVVEVYSAKREYLGTGHFQDGSITVRLFDFAHKEINFEFWKEKLQRAYNYRTEIGLTDNIQTNAYRLVFGEGDGLPGLIVDFYNGTAVIQAHSIGMHRIKNEIAQALKEIYGDKLKAVYYKSAETLPAKAAENSEDGYLLGAKEETIITENGNNFAINWETGQKTGFFVDQRDNRTLLAKYSKDKKILNTYCYSGSFSVYALNAGATMVHSVDSSKKAIELTEKNIELNGYAGSKHISFADDAQKFIEKSKELYDIVILDPPAFAKHNAARHNAIQGYKRLNADALRLVKSGGMLFTFSCSQVIDRNLFNSTVISAAILSGRNVRIMHQLSQPADHPINAYHPEGQYLKGLVLYVE; encoded by the coding sequence ATGATAAAAGTTGTGCTCAGGCATGGAAAAGATGAGGCCGTCAGACGTTTTCATCCCTGGATTTTCTCAGGTGCCATAAAAGAAATTTCCGAACAACCTGCCGACGGCGATGTGGTTGAAGTGTATTCGGCAAAGCGTGAATATCTTGGCACAGGGCACTTTCAGGACGGAAGTATCACAGTGCGATTATTTGATTTCGCCCATAAAGAAATTAATTTCGAATTCTGGAAAGAGAAGTTGCAGCGCGCCTATAATTATCGCACCGAAATCGGACTTACCGATAATATACAGACAAATGCTTATCGTCTGGTGTTCGGCGAAGGCGACGGTCTCCCCGGGCTGATTGTGGATTTCTATAACGGAACAGCAGTAATACAGGCACATTCGATAGGAATGCATCGCATAAAAAACGAAATTGCGCAGGCGCTCAAAGAGATTTATGGCGACAAACTGAAGGCCGTTTATTATAAAAGTGCTGAAACACTTCCGGCGAAAGCCGCTGAAAACTCTGAAGACGGTTATTTATTGGGTGCTAAAGAGGAAACAATTATTACAGAGAACGGAAATAATTTTGCTATTAACTGGGAAACCGGGCAAAAAACAGGATTCTTTGTTGACCAGCGCGACAATCGTACGCTGTTGGCAAAGTACTCAAAGGACAAAAAAATACTGAACACATATTGCTATTCCGGAAGCTTTTCGGTGTATGCGCTCAATGCCGGCGCCACAATGGTACATTCGGTCGACAGTTCCAAAAAAGCCATTGAACTTACGGAAAAAAATATTGAACTCAACGGCTATGCCGGTTCTAAGCACATTTCGTTTGCCGACGATGCGCAAAAATTCATAGAAAAATCGAAGGAACTATACGACATCGTAATACTCGACCCACCGGCATTCGCTAAACACAATGCAGCGCGGCATAATGCTATTCAGGGATACAAACGGCTGAATGCCGATGCACTTCGTCTTGTAAAAAGCGGCGGTATGCTGTTTACATTTTCCTGTTCACAGGTGATTGACCGCAATTTGTTTAACTCAACCGTTATTTCAGCAGCCATATTGTCGGGACGCAACGTGCGCATCATGCATCAGCTTTCGCAACCGGCCGATCATCCTATTAATGCATATCATCCCGAAGGACAATATCTGAAAGGATTAGTGCTTTATGTGGAATAA
- a CDS encoding fibronectin type III domain-containing protein: MLRKILFLSAAVFMLVSGASSQVIWPSGLSGRWTFDSINNPCHATSGTDLIPVGFSIPIAGPSTTDKAIRLGVGSFFHCIHNIPANGSGSPTKVNRYTLLIDFRINQFGMWRTFFQTDSTNNVSNDGEVFINPAGNIGVGVTGYSSYVLKAGEWYRMVISADLGNHFDYYLDGKLLMNGGAQTADGRFSLNPAGGLNEVLLFADNDGEDHVIDIAQVAIFNRSLPATTIDSLGGFGHNLSSWAEGINAYLQTPTPTSIYVSWHSAQTTSTIVEYGTTAQLGASTAGSFEIIGTKNWHTVKLTGLNPDTHYFYRCISGSDTSQVYEFRTPFAAGSNAKHLRFVMTGDSQSDVNMPAIESNEIEEKFKELYGTAWIDSIAFFLRVGDITGDGTQSDLYEKEYFNPFGNLTHAIPSMTTIGNHEGGSNYYYQYMKYEDVSDYSYPDPLAERYYSFSLGNCQFIALNTNPVYQNSLQQSWLHNKLAQSDTSTVTDFVFTYNHHPFHSEMWPDGNTAWTGSGVYSELVNFPKVMLNCYGHSHNYERGVIKSEHGQPQDFRIMCIGGGGAYLDRWGMYPNQTDYPEIQSMYDHYSYVIVDVDIDAKSYTATTYSLGNPDKRLNNIPLETFHYRANQPPPQKPVAVNTMGGTPFVFFEASAFSGADSLMSSQFQLTDTSGNWSSPIVDTIRDKHDIYGNSGSPDFTAVDLNAGIDLESIYIPGTNLIPYSNYFWRVRYRDENIKWSEWSDESQFTYFPEGMNNDIALAGNIVIAPNPLTEKTKIYFENCEAGLIHVEIRDINGKIANEINTFNPTNGPFEMAITIDDKGIAAPGLYFCRIIRNNNVITQKLVKLQ, from the coding sequence ATGCTTAGAAAAATACTTTTTTTGTCTGCTGCGGTTTTCATGCTGGTTTCAGGTGCAAGCAGCCAGGTTATATGGCCATCCGGACTTAGCGGACGCTGGACATTTGACAGCATCAACAATCCGTGTCATGCAACTTCCGGAACCGACCTTATACCTGTCGGATTCAGTATACCCATTGCAGGACCATCGACAACAGATAAAGCAATCCGCCTGGGCGTCGGCAGCTTTTTTCACTGCATCCACAACATCCCGGCAAACGGTAGCGGAAGCCCCACTAAAGTAAACCGGTACACCCTGCTCATTGATTTCAGGATAAATCAATTTGGAATGTGGCGCACTTTTTTCCAAACTGATTCTACCAACAACGTTTCAAACGACGGCGAAGTTTTTATTAACCCTGCCGGAAATATTGGCGTTGGAGTTACAGGTTATAGTTCTTATGTGCTCAAGGCCGGCGAATGGTACCGCATGGTTATTTCAGCCGACCTTGGCAACCATTTCGACTATTACCTCGATGGAAAACTGTTGATGAACGGTGGCGCGCAAACAGCCGACGGAAGGTTTTCGCTGAACCCGGCAGGCGGTTTGAATGAGGTCTTGCTGTTTGCCGATAACGATGGCGAAGATCATGTTATTGATATCGCACAGGTTGCCATTTTTAACAGAAGCCTCCCTGCTACCACCATTGATTCGCTGGGTGGATTCGGCCATAATCTGAGCTCGTGGGCTGAAGGTATCAACGCCTATCTTCAAACACCGACGCCGACTTCAATATATGTGAGCTGGCATTCGGCACAGACAACATCAACAATAGTTGAGTATGGAACTACGGCTCAACTGGGTGCATCAACCGCCGGCAGTTTTGAAATTATAGGAACGAAAAACTGGCACACCGTAAAACTCACCGGCTTAAATCCCGATACGCATTATTTCTACAGATGTATCAGCGGAAGCGATACTTCTCAGGTGTATGAATTCAGAACTCCGTTTGCTGCCGGCAGTAACGCGAAACATCTGCGATTCGTTATGACGGGCGACTCACAATCTGATGTAAATATGCCGGCAATAGAGTCGAATGAAATTGAAGAAAAATTCAAAGAATTATATGGAACAGCATGGATTGATTCTATCGCTTTTTTTCTGAGAGTAGGCGATATCACAGGCGATGGGACGCAATCCGACCTGTACGAAAAAGAATATTTCAATCCGTTCGGAAATCTGACACATGCCATCCCTTCGATGACTACTATTGGAAATCATGAAGGAGGAAGCAATTATTATTACCAATACATGAAGTATGAAGATGTTTCCGATTACTCCTACCCTGACCCGCTTGCAGAACGCTACTATTCGTTCAGTCTGGGTAATTGCCAATTTATTGCACTTAACACCAATCCGGTGTATCAGAATAGTTTGCAGCAAAGTTGGCTGCACAACAAGCTTGCACAAAGCGATACAAGTACAGTTACCGATTTTGTTTTCACATACAATCATCATCCGTTTCATTCAGAAATGTGGCCCGACGGCAATACCGCGTGGACAGGCAGCGGTGTGTATTCCGAGCTGGTGAATTTTCCGAAAGTAATGCTTAACTGTTACGGCCATTCACATAACTATGAACGCGGCGTGATAAAGTCGGAACACGGGCAGCCACAGGATTTCCGAATCATGTGTATTGGCGGTGGCGGCGCCTATCTCGACCGCTGGGGAATGTATCCCAACCAAACCGATTACCCCGAAATTCAAAGTATGTACGATCATTACAGCTACGTAATTGTGGATGTCGACATTGATGCGAAATCATACACCGCCACTACTTACAGCCTGGGCAATCCCGATAAACGGCTTAACAATATTCCTCTTGAAACCTTCCATTACAGGGCAAACCAGCCGCCTCCGCAAAAACCTGTTGCAGTAAATACAATGGGCGGAACTCCATTTGTATTTTTTGAAGCATCTGCATTCAGCGGTGCCGATTCATTGATGTCGTCGCAATTTCAGCTTACGGATACATCAGGTAACTGGAGCTCACCCATTGTTGATACCATTCGCGATAAGCATGACATTTATGGAAATTCGGGTTCGCCCGATTTTACTGCAGTTGATTTAAACGCAGGCATTGATCTTGAAAGTATTTACATTCCAGGTACAAACCTGATTCCCTACAGCAACTATTTCTGGCGCGTTCGTTACCGCGATGAAAATATTAAATGGAGTGAGTGGTCGGACGAAAGTCAGTTCACGTATTTTCCGGAAGGAATGAATAATGACATTGCCTTGGCGGGAAATATTGTCATCGCACCAAATCCTTTGACAGAAAAAACAAAAATATATTTTGAGAATTGTGAAGCCGGTTTAATCCATGTCGAAATTCGCGATATCAATGGAAAAATTGCAAATGAAATTAATACTTTCAATCCAACAAATGGCCCATTTGAAATGGCAATAACTATTGATGACAAAGGAATTGCAGCTCCGGGGCTGTATTTCTGTCGTATTATACGTAATAACAATGTAATTACACAAAAACTGGTAAAACTGCAATAA
- a CDS encoding gliding motility-associated C-terminal domain-containing protein: MTSRTFSGSGVQQCFRLIVVLLLMLIGRSELSATNYYWVGGTGNWSDINHWVTTSGGNINHLQVPTAFDDVYFDANSFYDTNQVVTVNAGNYTARNIDWTGALYKPKFTNINGYIFRVFGSMTLISNMVFDYLGAINFESTTAGNIITTSGQVFKNNITFCGIGGQWTLADDLNMTNKSIYLLNGTFNTNNKTINCGTIYSQGADLRSLILGTSILNLRGSFYGNAVNFTFSGANSTFNFLSANAQISTNGGTLNYNFVNFNDSTGTALISTGTTANATFASVVIKSNGKIYGNNTFVNISLLKSIYQLQEGKTQTITGSLITAGACTQSTVIRSTTDSITATIHKTGSPLVVNYVLLKDIVATGSSFTANNSVDLGNNTGWTINASTPLNLYWVGNSGTWDNPAHWSYTSGGAGGACVPSPYDNVFFDANSFTIPSQSVNISSTNVFCQSMTWTGVLNTPELKGIPLSSLNIYGSLTFSPNMTLDYKGLVYFVSSTTGRTITSAGQIFKNNVTFCQANGGWKLLDEFNTGNSTLCFIAGSINTNSKTVKCSSFNSTYTNQRQLILGASEIDIIGASSNAWAFNATNLDFQCGTSVINFISGAAGMSNTTGDTIVFNDVNFTEHSGMTSLSSLNITGKFHSMMVGYNSSIGGNNIYDHLDLEGFLYILSANKTQTILNSMTTAGTCEHYTYMYTNSLGMQATFLKSSGTLNLSYLLLQDINATGGAVFNANTSINLSNNSGWNFTSPPAHDLYWVGGTGNWNESSHWAYTSGGTPGACVPTPFDNVFFDLHSYGTTGQYTEVTCEVIFCNNMTWTGVQYTPEWKGSSCSSLKIFGSLTLSPNMTMNYGGVFYFEALSTGKTITTCGKVIKNNVFLCGAGGGWTMLDNFEDLKAVNMVKGTFNTNGHNLICNNFISSIAGTRNINMNASDIIIKGNAPGSWNVSVTGLTFSGSNSHITLPRPNGGMSNNGSGSIAFHDVVFADTSGTSELSDPNITISFNKVVFNSNGKITGNNTFDTLMFYPAKTYTLEATKTQTIISKLYMFGNGCYPITLKSTVQGVQSKMYKNGGMVSAAYVEMRDQFASGASFYAGNNSVNVSNNTGWVFGVAPGYVFGLPDTAYICPGDSLVLNTNGFVGAVSFEWQDGSTNPTYTVTSTGKYWVEVTYADHCFLVDTITILNNSITTAEAGPDHSICTGGSATLTATGLPGSTYAWSTGDTTAQTTVTPTATYTYVVSVSNVCGIATDYVLVYVNQPPVANAGHDTTTCPGTPITLTAIGQPGYTYLWSNGGTGISTNVSPLTTTTYSVTVTDSAGCGSAIDQVTVFTYGSAWANAGADVSVCQGTTVALVASGPAGSTYQWSNGASGTCNNVTPTTTTTYVVTVTGPGNCGIATDDVTVAVSTFPTVDAGSDTTICPGSAVQLTAIGHNANAYLWSTGQSGKTITVAPSTQTTYTVQASNVCGSATDNVTISMLPTATILSTISDEHCGQHDGAAMLTGAVDYLWENGVSGPYISNLGAGVYNVSVYNGICYSTESIVIATAPGPVADFETTMLSDDIESKTFDFNDKSIGATSWNWDFGDKTSTSGVTAVEHTFLGAGKFNVTLAVKDAYNCTDTAVQVIQIELPSLYFIPNAFTPNADGTNEEFGPIWRDKSVLVKYEFIVYDRWGAQVFYTNNPDQGWNGTSFNGSETAADGVYSWLMTVTEKPEFERQYAGSLTLYR; this comes from the coding sequence ATGACTTCCCGTACATTCTCTGGCAGCGGCGTCCAGCAATGCTTTCGGCTCATTGTAGTTCTATTGTTGATGCTCATCGGCAGAAGTGAACTTTCGGCCACAAACTACTATTGGGTTGGTGGAACAGGAAACTGGTCGGATATAAACCATTGGGTAACCACGTCCGGGGGCAATATTAACCACCTACAGGTTCCTACAGCATTCGACGATGTATATTTTGATGCGAACTCATTTTATGATACCAATCAAGTGGTAACAGTGAACGCGGGAAATTACACTGCCAGAAATATTGATTGGACAGGCGCACTCTACAAACCAAAATTCACCAATATTAATGGATACATTTTTCGGGTGTTCGGTTCAATGACTCTTATCAGCAATATGGTGTTTGATTATTTGGGAGCAATAAATTTTGAAAGTACTACCGCCGGAAATATTATTACAACTTCAGGGCAGGTCTTTAAAAACAATATTACCTTTTGTGGAATTGGAGGTCAATGGACATTAGCAGATGACCTAAACATGACCAATAAATCAATTTATCTTCTGAATGGCACTTTTAATACTAACAATAAAACTATCAACTGTGGAACTATTTATTCTCAGGGTGCGGACTTGCGTTCACTTATTTTAGGTACATCAATCCTCAACTTAAGAGGCAGTTTTTATGGAAATGCCGTAAACTTTACGTTCAGCGGCGCAAACTCCACCTTCAATTTTCTTTCGGCGAATGCACAAATAAGCACAAATGGAGGCACACTCAATTACAATTTTGTAAACTTCAACGACTCCACAGGAACTGCTCTTATCAGTACCGGCACAACAGCCAATGCAACATTTGCAAGTGTTGTTATAAAATCAAATGGTAAAATCTATGGCAACAATACGTTCGTAAATATATCTTTGTTAAAGAGTATCTACCAGCTTCAGGAAGGCAAAACTCAGACTATCACAGGCTCTCTGATTACCGCCGGTGCATGTACTCAATCAACCGTTATTCGCTCAACCACTGATAGTATTACAGCAACTATTCATAAAACCGGTAGCCCACTGGTTGTTAATTATGTTTTACTTAAGGATATTGTTGCAACAGGATCATCATTTACAGCAAATAACTCTGTAGACCTCGGCAACAATACAGGCTGGACCATTAATGCATCGACACCTCTCAACCTTTATTGGGTCGGCAATAGTGGTACCTGGGACAACCCGGCACACTGGTCGTATACCAGCGGTGGAGCAGGCGGTGCTTGTGTTCCTTCTCCTTATGATAATGTATTTTTTGATGCAAATTCTTTCACAATTCCGAGCCAATCTGTAAACATTTCGAGCACCAATGTTTTTTGCCAGAGTATGACATGGACAGGTGTATTGAACACTCCTGAACTAAAAGGTATTCCTTTGAGTTCACTGAATATTTATGGCTCACTTACTTTTTCCCCGAATATGACTCTTGATTATAAAGGGCTCGTATATTTTGTATCATCAACCACCGGTCGCACAATTACGTCAGCAGGTCAGATATTCAAGAATAATGTAACCTTTTGCCAGGCTAATGGCGGATGGAAACTGTTGGACGAATTTAACACCGGAAACAGCACCTTGTGCTTTATTGCAGGCAGTATTAACACCAACAGCAAAACTGTGAAATGTTCTTCCTTCAATTCAACTTACACAAACCAAAGACAACTGATACTTGGCGCATCGGAAATAGATATCATTGGTGCTTCATCAAATGCATGGGCGTTCAATGCGACGAATCTTGATTTTCAGTGTGGCACCTCGGTAATAAATTTTATCAGCGGTGCTGCAGGTATGTCAAATACAACAGGTGATACCATTGTATTTAATGATGTGAATTTTACTGAACATTCAGGTATGACAAGCCTTTCGAGCTTAAACATTACTGGCAAATTTCATTCAATGATGGTTGGATATAACTCGTCTATCGGAGGAAATAATATTTATGACCATCTCGACCTTGAGGGATTTCTCTACATTTTAAGTGCCAACAAAACTCAAACAATACTCAATTCAATGACTACTGCCGGCACTTGCGAACATTATACTTACATGTATACCAATTCGCTGGGAATGCAGGCAACGTTTCTTAAATCATCAGGCACACTGAATCTTTCTTACCTGCTGCTTCAGGACATTAATGCAACAGGCGGTGCCGTATTTAACGCTAATACATCCATAAATCTTTCAAATAATAGTGGTTGGAACTTCACGTCTCCTCCGGCGCATGACCTCTATTGGGTGGGTGGTACAGGTAACTGGAACGAAAGCAGCCACTGGGCTTATACCAGCGGTGGCACACCGGGTGCTTGTGTGCCTACACCTTTTGATAATGTATTTTTTGATCTTCACTCATACGGAACCACAGGTCAATATACAGAGGTTACCTGCGAAGTAATATTCTGCAATAATATGACCTGGACAGGTGTACAGTACACTCCAGAATGGAAAGGAAGCTCATGCAGCAGCCTGAAAATTTTCGGTTCTCTGACATTATCGCCCAATATGACGATGAACTATGGTGGCGTATTTTATTTCGAAGCGCTGAGCACCGGAAAAACAATTACAACATGCGGAAAGGTAATTAAAAATAATGTTTTCTTATGTGGCGCAGGTGGCGGCTGGACAATGCTCGATAATTTTGAAGATTTGAAAGCCGTCAATATGGTTAAAGGCACTTTCAATACAAACGGTCACAATTTGATTTGTAACAATTTTATTTCAAGTATTGCAGGTACACGCAACATCAACATGAACGCGTCAGATATAATTATTAAAGGAAACGCCCCGGGTTCATGGAATGTTTCTGTTACCGGACTTACATTCAGCGGAAGCAATTCGCACATTACCTTACCCCGCCCCAATGGCGGCATGTCGAATAACGGCAGCGGAAGTATTGCTTTTCATGATGTTGTTTTTGCAGATACATCAGGCACATCAGAACTTTCTGATCCCAACATTACCATCAGTTTCAACAAAGTGGTATTTAACAGTAACGGCAAGATTACAGGGAATAACACGTTTGACACCCTGATGTTCTACCCTGCCAAAACTTATACGCTGGAAGCTACAAAAACCCAAACCATTATTAGTAAACTTTATATGTTTGGCAATGGTTGCTATCCTATAACTCTGAAATCGACGGTACAGGGTGTTCAGTCAAAGATGTATAAAAATGGCGGCATGGTTTCAGCAGCGTACGTTGAAATGCGCGATCAGTTTGCTTCAGGAGCATCTTTTTATGCAGGCAATAATAGTGTAAACGTTTCTAACAACACCGGATGGGTGTTTGGTGTAGCTCCCGGCTATGTGTTTGGTTTACCCGATACCGCCTATATCTGCCCGGGCGACAGCCTTGTTTTGAATACGAACGGATTTGTAGGCGCAGTTTCATTTGAATGGCAAGATGGCAGCACTAACCCTACTTACACCGTTACATCGACAGGCAAATACTGGGTAGAGGTTACGTATGCCGACCATTGCTTCCTTGTTGATACGATTACAATATTAAACAATTCCATAACCACTGCTGAAGCAGGACCTGACCATTCGATATGTACAGGCGGATCAGCTACCTTAACTGCAACAGGGCTTCCCGGGTCAACGTATGCATGGAGCACAGGTGACACTACAGCCCAGACCACCGTTACACCCACAGCAACATACACATACGTAGTTTCAGTTTCTAACGTTTGTGGCATTGCAACTGACTATGTGCTTGTATATGTGAATCAGCCTCCTGTTGCAAATGCAGGTCACGATACTACCACATGTCCGGGGACTCCTATAACGCTTACTGCAATCGGTCAGCCAGGGTATACCTACCTTTGGAGCAATGGCGGAACAGGTATTTCGACGAATGTATCACCGCTCACAACAACAACATATTCGGTAACAGTTACCGACAGTGCCGGTTGCGGAAGCGCTATCGATCAGGTCACAGTATTTACTTATGGAAGCGCATGGGCAAATGCCGGAGCCGATGTTTCAGTTTGTCAGGGAACAACAGTTGCATTGGTAGCTTCAGGGCCAGCTGGCTCAACCTACCAGTGGAGCAATGGGGCTTCAGGTACATGCAATAATGTAACGCCCACTACAACCACTACCTATGTTGTTACGGTTACCGGACCGGGAAACTGCGGCATTGCAACCGATGATGTAACTGTTGCAGTAAGCACCTTCCCTACTGTTGATGCCGGCAGCGATACAACTATTTGCCCCGGATCGGCAGTACAACTTACAGCTATTGGTCATAATGCAAATGCTTATTTGTGGAGCACAGGACAATCGGGTAAAACAATAACCGTTGCTCCGTCCACACAAACTACATACACTGTACAGGCAAGTAACGTCTGCGGTTCGGCAACCGATAACGTAACAATTAGCATGCTGCCAACTGCCACAATACTATCGACGATAAGCGACGAGCATTGCGGACAGCACGACGGTGCCGCTATGCTGACAGGTGCGGTTGATTACCTCTGGGAAAACGGTGTAAGCGGACCATACATTTCTAACCTTGGCGCCGGAGTTTATAATGTAAGCGTTTATAACGGAATATGCTATTCAACCGAAAGCATTGTTATTGCAACTGCTCCAGGACCCGTAGCCGATTTTGAAACCACCATGTTGAGTGATGATATCGAATCCAAAACTTTTGATTTCAATGATAAGTCAATTGGTGCTACAAGCTGGAATTGGGATTTTGGTGATAAAACATCCACTTCAGGCGTAACAGCTGTTGAACACACCTTTTTGGGTGCAGGTAAATTCAATGTTACACTTGCAGTAAAAGATGCTTACAATTGCACCGATACCGCAGTTCAGGTTATCCAAATCGAATTGCCTTCGCTTTACTTCATCCCTAACGCGTTTACGCCAAATGCAGATGGAACAAACGAGGAATTCGGTCCTATTTGGAGAGACAAAAGCGTACTCGTAAAATATGAATTCATAGTTTATGACCGCTGGGGAGCACAGGTATTCTATACAAACAATCCTGATCAGGGATGGAACGGAACTTCTTTCAACGGATCAGAGACAGCAGCAGACGGTGTTTATTCATGGCTGATGACAGTGACGGAAAAGCCTGAATTTGAAAGGCAATACGCAGGAAGCCTGACACTCTATCGCTAA
- a CDS encoding T9SS type A sorting domain-containing protein, producing MRKFQIYTFFISVALLTSVLSGNFAFAQCPGCQVNMTCTVSPAQPKICPDVMPSGTAMQPYSEDISFYLPANFDDPGSGYNVDLDQLDVLSVVGLPYGLSFQTSASPSNIYYPTSNPPASEHGCAKICGTPIAAGQYTITVFVLAHVTVTSLGISQTSNSSFSIPLTILPGTSANAGFTISNPSGCAPMNTNFTTNYISNSNPGFHYTWTFGNGNQSTLETPPTQYYPSAGNYIVHLNTVVDTIGYFLSGITVNAATGCDDAPWSAPDYYFVLRENGTLVYTSAYVDNTDPPVSFSFAPFPMNNTTYSINIWDYDTGLQGGDDDCGTISFNGWDTGTHTLQSGNLIVTYTIDHPVITLDDYDTIKVYATPIVSQIAYQPADTVCNGSSVLLSVNTSGADFYQWYKDTTAILNAVDSFYFATTTGKYYVEASNIHGCRTNSNIKKVTVLPNPPKPTFWIIGNTLNTNVTGYNLQWYYEDSLIAGATGMTYDFTQSGNYFLVSSNFFGCGTSSDTINVTYDNSGMPENQSVTSFKVYPNPSSGRFTVAFDAVMPGNIKVMVTDLLGREIFVEDMGFMSGPVNKEIDLSSFSKSIYLVKLTTENGDLMSKIIIR from the coding sequence ATGAGGAAATTCCAAATTTACACATTCTTTATTTCTGTTGCATTATTGACATCAGTTTTATCCGGCAATTTTGCTTTTGCGCAATGTCCGGGATGTCAGGTAAACATGACATGTACTGTCAGTCCGGCGCAACCCAAAATTTGTCCTGATGTTATGCCTTCGGGTACGGCCATGCAGCCATACAGCGAAGATATTTCTTTCTATCTTCCTGCAAATTTTGATGATCCGGGTTCAGGGTATAATGTTGACCTCGACCAGCTCGATGTTTTGAGTGTTGTTGGACTGCCTTATGGATTAAGTTTCCAGACAAGTGCTTCTCCGAGCAATATTTATTATCCGACCAGCAATCCTCCGGCTTCCGAGCACGGATGTGCAAAAATATGCGGAACGCCTATTGCTGCCGGACAGTACACCATCACTGTATTTGTTTTAGCACATGTAACTGTAACCAGTCTGGGGATTTCTCAAACATCAAACAGCTCGTTCAGCATTCCGCTGACAATACTTCCGGGAACATCTGCAAATGCTGGTTTTACCATTTCAAACCCCTCGGGCTGTGCACCTATGAATACAAATTTTACTACAAATTATATAAGTAACAGCAATCCCGGATTTCATTATACATGGACATTTGGAAACGGAAATCAAAGCACACTGGAAACACCACCCACGCAGTATTATCCGAGTGCCGGAAATTACATTGTACATTTGAATACCGTTGTTGATACTATTGGTTATTTCCTGAGCGGAATAACTGTAAACGCTGCAACCGGTTGTGATGATGCGCCCTGGTCGGCACCTGACTATTATTTTGTACTCAGAGAAAATGGTACACTTGTTTATACTTCGGCTTATGTTGATAATACGGATCCACCTGTTAGCTTTTCTTTCGCACCTTTCCCTATGAACAATACAACATACAGTATCAATATCTGGGATTATGATACCGGCTTACAGGGTGGCGATGATGATTGCGGCACGATTTCATTTAACGGATGGGATACAGGAACGCATACGTTGCAAAGCGGCAATTTGATTGTTACCTACACTATTGATCATCCTGTTATTACGCTCGACGATTATGATACCATAAAAGTATATGCAACGCCTATAGTTTCGCAGATTGCCTACCAGCCTGCCGATACAGTTTGTAACGGTTCATCCGTATTACTTTCAGTTAATACAAGCGGCGCCGATTTCTACCAGTGGTACAAAGACACAACTGCCATTCTCAACGCTGTTGACTCTTTCTATTTTGCCACAACAACCGGAAAATATTATGTGGAAGCTTCAAACATCCACGGATGCCGCACCAATTCAAATATCAAAAAAGTTACTGTACTTCCGAATCCGCCAAAGCCTACCTTCTGGATTATCGGTAACACACTTAATACAAACGTGACCGGTTATAATCTGCAGTGGTATTATGAAGATTCATTGATTGCAGGAGCAACGGGAATGACGTACGATTTTACACAATCAGGAAATTATTTTCTTGTTTCATCTAATTTCTTTGGATGCGGTACCAGCTCAGATACCATTAATGTAACCTATGATAATTCCGGTATGCCCGAAAATCAAAGTGTAACTTCATTTAAAGTTTATCCGAATCCGTCAAGCGGACGATTCACAGTTGCTTTCGACGCTGTGATGCCTGGTAATATTAAAGTTATGGTTACCGATCTTTTGGGTAGAGAAATATTTGTTGAAGATATGGGATTTATGAGTGGTCCGGTGAACAAGGAAATTGATCTCAGTTCATTTTCAAAAAGCATTTATCTTGTGAAATTAACTACAGAGAATGGTGACCTGATGTCTAAGATTATCATCCGATAA